In the bacterium genome, GTGATCCTCGTTGAGGAGATAGAGGTGGCCGATCTCGGCCTCGAGGCCCGGCAGCTCGGGCGCCCCGACGGGGAAGCCCTCCGCGGCCGCGCGCAGGTCGTCGATGGCCCGGTCGTTGCGGCCGGTGCCGGCGAAGACCAGCCCCCGCAAACGGCGGGCCTCGGGCTTCTCCATCTCGAGCCGGACGCAGATGCCCGCCGCGTTGACCGCCAGACCGCCCCACTCCTCGCGCTCGGCGTCGGTCGCCGCCGACTCGAAGCGCTCGAAGGCGTAGCCGAGATAGGCCGACAGCGAACCCGTCACGTAGTAGCGGCCGAAGGCGAGCCAGAAGGGCAGCGGATGGCGACCCGCCGCATCGCTGATGCGCCCGTGCGCCACCTGCCGCAGGCAGTCGTTGGCCGTCAGCGGCAGGGCGGCGAGGGATTCGCGGTACCACTTGCTGGCCGTGGAGAAGTCGCCGACCTGCTCGGCCGCACGGCCCATGTCGCGGTAGCACTCGGCGGCGTGGGCCTCGTCGGGCCGCAGGTCGTACACCGAGTTGTAGGCGGCGCGATGGCGCCCGCGGGCCGTGTCGATGCGCGAGGTGATCCAGGGCACGTCGGTGGTGAAGGGATCGCGGCGGCGCAGGTCGCGGGCCATGTCCTCGGCCATGCCCATGCTGCCGAGACTGGCCTCGACCAGCCCGCGCAGGCGCAGCACCGCGGTGTTGCCCGCCTCGACGCGCTGGGCCGCGCGCACCCACTGGCGCGCCTCGCGCCACTCGGCGCGGTCGTAGTGCAGCCAGGCGTTGAGCAGCGCCGTCTCGAGGGTGGCGTCGGCCTTGGCCGCGGCCGGACGCGAGCGGGCCAGGGGCGAGTCGGGGTCCCAGGCCCGGACCGCCGCCGCGGCGGCGTCCAGGCAGGCGTTGGTGCGCAGGTAGTCTCCCACCCAGCGCCAGACACGGGCCTGGTCGAGCCAGGGCTCCGGATCGCTCGGGGCCAATCCGGCCGCGGCGATGAGATGGCGCAGGCGTTGGTCGGGGCGGTCGGCGCGGTCGGCGGCGCGCTGTTCGGCGGCCGCGAGGCGGAGACGGCGTTCCTGGGCGGCGTCGGGCAGGGCCAGGAAGGCGGCGAGCCCGAGGGAGTCTTCGTCGGCGACGTAGGTCGTCGGGGGGCGTTCGGCGCATGGCGCGGGCCGGCGTCCGGCGCAGCCGCCGGCCCCGAGGAGAGCGGCCAGCAGCAGCGGCGGCACGAGAAGACCCCACCCCCGCCGGGCGGAGGTGGGGTCGGGGATTCCGGAGCAGGTCATCGGGACCTTACTTCGCGGGCACCGGGTGCGCGATCTTCGCGACGCGCTCGTCGTAGTTGAAGGCCTTGAAGGTCGGGCTCTCCTCGTTGTGGCACTTGGAGCAGAACTCGGCGCTGCCCGGCATGTTCAGACCCGCGGCGATGCTCGCCTCGTGGTCTTCCATGACCTTCTTGCTCTTGTACTCGGAACCGGCGCCATGGCAGGCCTCGCAGCCCACGCCCTCGGTCAGTTCGTACTTGCCCTTGGCGTCGACGCCGACGTCGGCGCCCAGGAAGTGCTGCGTGGTGTGGCACTTCAGGCAGGCGGGCTCGGCCTGGGGATCGCCCAGACCCTTGTCGGCGGCGATCTTCTTGGCGGCGTCGGTGCCGAGCGTGGCGAAGGCGCCCGCGTGCGGCCCGGCTTCCCACTTGCCCCACTGGTCACCCGTCTTCGCGCCATGGCACATCTTGCACTTCGGCGCGCCGATGATCTCGGGCGCGGCGAAGGCAGCGGTGGCGAGGCCGAACAGGAAAATGCCCAGCAGCATGGACATGGCAACGTTCTTCTTCATGATTCCTCCTCGAGGGTGCCTCTGACTTGGCAGAGTCGGCACCGTTTCCTGTGGTGATTCCTGCGACGAACGATAACAGGTGGAACCGTCGCTGTCATCCTGCTTGTCATAAAATTATCAACCAAAAAAGTTCCCGAAGTTCTTATTTTTGCAGTTTCCTACCTGTTCATGAGACGATGGATCCAATTCCCTTTTTCGACCGGGGCGAGGGTGACGATGGGCACACTGCCCAGTTCGACCCCGTCGAGGCGCACGACGGCGCGTCCGACCTCGGCCCCGGCGGCCAGCGGCGCCGCCACGTTCTCCGGCAGGCGCACCTCGAGTTCCAGTGCGTCGGCCCGCGAGCGGGGCACGCTCACCTGGAGGGACTCGCCGTAGGTGACCGGGACCTCGGACTGCTTGCCCCCCGTCACCTTGACCGGCTCGGCCAGCGGCTCGCCGGCCGTGGTGAACACGGGAACGTCCTTGAACAGGTTGAAGGCGAAGGAGAGCAGGCGCGTGGTCTCGTTGGCGCGGTCCCGGTCGGACGGGCAGCCCATGACCACGGAGATCAGGCGGCGCCCCTTCTGCACGGCGGTGGCCGTCACGCACCAGCCGGCGGCGCCGGTGTAGCCCGTCTTCAGGCCGTCGAGGCCGCGGTACTTGCCGACGAGCTTGTTGGGGTTGTAGAGAGTGAACTCGCCGTCGCGGAACGGCGCCGTGGCCGTCGACGACCACTCCAGCGCCAGCGGATGCTGCACCAGTTCACGCGCCAGCAGCGCCATGTCGCGGGCCGAGGTGATGTCCGATTCCTGCTTCCAGCCCGGCGGCAGGCCGTGGACCGAGTGGAACTCGGTGTTCGTCATGCCGAGTTCGCGGGCCCGGATGTTCATCAGGTCGACGAAGGCGTCGGTGGACCCGGCGAGATGTTCGGCCAGGGCCACCGCGGCGTCGTTGGCCGAATGGATGGCCAGGGCCTTGAGCAGTTCCTGGACCGGGAAGACCTCGCCGTGTTTGAGGTAGACCTGGGAGCCCCCCATCTTGCTGGCCTTGGCCGAGACATTGACGGGCTCGTCGAGCTTCAGGTCACCCTCCTCGATTCGCTCGAGCACCAGCAGTTCGGTCATCATCTTGAGCATGGACGCGGGCGGGCGGCGCACGTCCGGATCGGTCTCGACCAGCACGAGGCCGGTGGCCGCATCGACCACGATGGCGGACTGGAAATCGCCCTCGATGCGGGCGGGGAAGTCGTCGGTGGCGTCGGTCTGGGCGGACGCCGGGGCGGCCGGCAGCAGCAGCAGGCCGATTGCGAACAGGAGCTCCATCTTGCGCATCGTCTCGGTCCTCGGTTGGGCGGTCGGGCGGTGGTGAAGGCAGCGACCCGGCGGCGGGGAACGGCGGGCGGGGCCGCGCCGGGGGCGGCGACGTCCCTCCCGCACAAATATCAGGTGCGCCCCCAAAAGGCAAGACCGGAGGGCGACCCTTTGCCAAGGCCCGGCCAATCTTGTAGTTTTGGCCGGTAGCGACGTTTTCCCTGCTTCCTCCAAGGTGCGCCCGCATGCAAAGACCCCAACGGCCCGGAAGTTCCCCCGCGCTGGTCGCGACCCTCGCCGCGCTCGTGCTCCTCGCTCCCGCCGCCGCCCTGGCCTACGTCGACCCCGGCACGGGCAGCTTCGTGATCCAGGGCATCATCGCGGCCATCGTCGGCGCCGGAGTGGCGTTGAAGGTGTTCTGGCACCGCATCACCGGCCTGTTCGGCGGCAAGCGCCGGGCCGCGGACGACGATGACGACTAGCGCGCCGGACGGACCCCTCGGCGCCTCGTTCCGCGACCCCGCGGGATTCCTCTTCCGCCGCGACGGCCGCCTGTACCGCCAGGTGAATGCGTCCGCCGCCGCGGATCTCGCCCTCCTGCACGGAAGCGGCCTCTACGACGAGCTGGTCGGCGACGGGCTGCTGATTCCCCACGCCGACGCCGACGTGGCGCTGGCCCCGGCCCCGGGAGCGGTGCGGGTGATCGCACCGGAGATCGTGCCCTTCATCAGCCATCCGTACGAGTGGAGCTTCGGCCAGCTGCGCGATGCGGCGCTGCTGACCCTGCGCGTGCAGCGGCGGGCCCTCGCCCACGGCCTGAGCCTGAAGGACGCCAGCGCCTACAACGTGCAGTTCCACCGGGGGCGTCCGGTGTTCATCGACACGCTGAGCTTCACCGCCTATCCGGAGGCGCGCCCCTGGGCCGCCTACCGCCAGTTCTGCCAGCACTTCCTGGCGCCGCTGGCGCTCATGGCCTACCGCGACGTGCGGCTGGGCGCGCTGCTGCGCACCCATCTGGACGGGGTGCCGCTCGACCTCGCGACGAAGCTGCTGCCCTGGCGCACGCGGCTGCGACCGGGCCTGCTCATGCACCTGCACCTGCACGCCCGCAGCCAGGCGCGCTACGCCGACAGCCACGGCGACGCCAACAGCCGGCGGGCCCAGGCGGCGCGGGTCAGCCGGGGCAACCTCGAGGGGATCCTGGACAGCCTGCGGGGGACGGTGAAGGCCCTGCGCTGGACGCCGGGCGGCACCGAGTGGGGCGAGTACTACGACGACACGAACTACACCGAAGCGAGCCGCGAGGCCAAACGCGCCCTGGTGGGCGGGATGCTCGCCGACACGGACGCCGCCGTGGTGTGGGATCTCGGCGCCAACGACGGCACGTTCAGCCGCGTCGCCACGGGGCAGGGCCGCCTGACGGTGGCGGCGGACGTCGATCCGTCGGCGGTGGAGAAGAACTGGCGGCGCTGCCGGCGCGGGGCCGAGCCCCTGCTGCTGCCGCTGGTGATGGACCTGACGAACCCCAGTCCGGACCTGGGCTGGGCCCACGCCGAACGCGACGGCCTGCTGGCGCGTGGTCCGGCCGACGCCGTGCTGGCGCTGGCGCTGATCCACCACCTGGCCCTCAGCAACAACGTGCCCCTGGACCGCTGCGCAGCGTTCTTCGCCCGCGCCGGGCGCCACCTGATCCTGGAGTTCGTGCCCAAGGAGGACACCCAGGCCCGGCGGCTGCTCGCCACCCGCGAGGACATCTTCCCCGCCTACCACACCGAGGGTCTGGAGGCGGCCTTCGCGCCGCTGTTCGATCTCCGGCGGCGCGAGCCGGTGCCCGGCACCACGCGCACCCTCTACCACTTCGTCCGGCGCTAGTCCGCCGACCGCGAATCAGCAGAACAGCCGCGTCGGCGGTCCCGCCTCGTCGCCCAGGGCCTGGTTGCGGCGCCGGATGAGCTCGTCCATGTCCTTGTCGCCGCGCCCGGACAGGTTCACGATGATCAGCTGGTCGGGCCGCAGTTCGGCGCGGGTCTGCTCGAGCCAGGCCAGGGCGTGGGCGCTCTCGAGGGCCGGCAGGATCCCCTCGAGCTGGCAGAGGATCTCGAAGGCCTGCATGACCTCCTTGTCCGTCACCGCCGCGTACTGCACCCGGCCGAGATCCTTCAGGTAGGCGTGCTCGGGCCCGATGCCCGGGTAGTCGAGGCCGGCCGCGATGCAGTGGTTGCCGCCGGCGGCCACCGTACCCGCGGGGATGCAGTAGGTGTTCATGCCGTGGATGACCGCGGGCGCGCCGGTGGTCAGGGTCGCGGCGTGGCGGTTGGTGTCGGTGCCGCTGCCGCCGGCCTCGACGCCGACGATGCGCACCGACGCGTCGCCGAGGAAGGCGTGGAAGAGGCCGATGGCGTTGCTGCCGCCGCCGGCGCAGGCCGTGATGAGGTCGGGCAGGCGGCCGTGCTGGGCCAGCACCTGCTCGCGCGCCTCGCGCCCGATGACCGACTGGAAGTGGCGCACCATCTCGGGGTAGGGATGCGGGCCCACCACCGAGCCCAGCAGGTAGAAGGCCGTGTCGGCCTCGGCCACCCAGGCGGCGATGGCCTCGTCGACGGCGTTGCTGAGGGTCTTGTCGCCGCTGGTGGCGGGCACCACGCGGGCGCCCATCAGCTGGATGCGCGTGACGTTGGGCTTCTGGCGGCGCATGTCCTCCTCGCCCATGTAGACGTCGCACTCCAGGCCGAGGCGCGCCGCCACGGCGGCCGTGGCCACGCCGTGCTGCCCCGCCCCCGTCTCGGCGATGATCTTCTTCTTGCCCATGTGCCGCGCGAGCAGGGCCTGGCCCAGGCAGTTGTTCAGCTTGTGGGCGCCGAGGTGATTGAGGTCCTCGCGCTTGAGCAGGACCGTCGCGCCGAGGTGCGCGCTGAGGCGCTCGGCGTGGTAGAGCGGCGTGGGTCGGCCCGAGTAGGTGCGGAACTCGCGGTCCAGTTCGGCCACGAAATCCGGGTCGGCGCTGAAGCGCCGGAAGGCGGCCGTGAGCTCCTCGAGGGGCGCCACCAGGGGCTCGGGCACGAAGCGGCCGCCATAGGGGCCGAAGAAGCCGTCCTGGTCGGGCACGGCGTTCAGGGGGGGCAATTGCGCTTCGGACATGGGTCTGGCCTTTCTTCGCGTCGAGGGCGTTTCCGAAGGGATCCCGCATCCGGTCCGGGGAAACGCGGCGGCAAAAGAGCGACCGCCGGCCTGCGGGCCGGCGGTCGGGGTGTCGTCTGGTCCGGGACCCTACTGCGCACACCTCGCCGCCGGCGGGCGGCGCCACCAATTGCGGTCGGAGGAGGTGCGGAGCTGGCGGAACATGGCGGACCTTTCGTTGACCTCATTGTACTGTATGGGGCGGGCCCGGACAACCCCACAGGTCGCGGGCCCCGGAACTAGCAGGCTGTTGAAAAACTCCTCCCGGCACGCGGTACGCCTGGCCAAGCCGATCTCCGCGTTGCGATCCCTTGCCGTAGCTACGGCTACGGCGGCGGAATCGCGCCTTGATCTCGGCCCGGCCAGGCGCATCGGGTACCAGAACGAGTTTTTCAACAGCCTGCTAGGGACACTGGACGCCGAGCGCCCCGGCCAGCACGACCAGGTCCGACAGGTTCACCTGGCCGTCCCAGTCGAAGTCGCTGCGGTACGCCCCGAGGCCTTCGTAGTAGTCCCGGGCGAAGAGGGGCACGTCCGACAGGTCGACCCGCAGGTCGCCGGAGATGTCCGGGCTGTTGAAGTGGATCGGCGTCGGGATCCGCAGCTCGAGCTGGGGACAGGCGTTCAGGGTGAGCAGGGCGGGGCTCGCCTCGTCGGCCGTGCGGTGGCCGCCGCCGCGGAACGGCACCGCCACCCAGCCGTCGGCGCCGGTGACGGGGCCCGCGAGGGGGTCGGCGCAGACGGCGCCCGGGCCGCTCCCGTCGAACCAGGCCAGGTCGGCCAGGGCGACGCCCGGCACGGGCTGGAGGTCGAGATCGATGACGCGGATGCGCAGGACGGCGTCGGTGGGGATGCCGCCGGCGAGGTGGACGACGGCCGGACGGCCATCGGGCCAGACGCAGACCGAGACGGGGGCCGTGGCCCACTCGTACTCCTCGATGAGGTCGAGGCCGGGAATGCAGGCCAGGGCGGGTACGCAGGCGGC is a window encoding:
- a CDS encoding tetratricopeptide repeat protein codes for the protein MTCSGIPDPTSARRGWGLLVPPLLLAALLGAGGCAGRRPAPCAERPPTTYVADEDSLGLAAFLALPDAAQERRLRLAAAEQRAADRADRPDQRLRHLIAAAGLAPSDPEPWLDQARVWRWVGDYLRTNACLDAAAAAVRAWDPDSPLARSRPAAAKADATLETALLNAWLHYDRAEWREARQWVRAAQRVEAGNTAVLRLRGLVEASLGSMGMAEDMARDLRRRDPFTTDVPWITSRIDTARGRHRAAYNSVYDLRPDEAHAAECYRDMGRAAEQVGDFSTASKWYRESLAALPLTANDCLRQVAHGRISDAAGRHPLPFWLAFGRYYVTGSLSAYLGYAFERFESAATDAEREEWGGLAVNAAGICVRLEMEKPEARRLRGLVFAGTGRNDRAIDDLRAAAEGFPVGAPELPGLEAEIGHLYLLNEDHVRAEEHLARALALDSEVARTWSDMGLVHVMARDEAAATAAFDQALALDPALTIAWYNRGLMRLHAGDLEGAEADLGRAAALAPENAEIGRLLQQVALKRRQGER
- a CDS encoding cytochrome c family protein, which encodes MKKNVAMSMLLGIFLFGLATAAFAAPEIIGAPKCKMCHGAKTGDQWGKWEAGPHAGAFATLGTDAAKKIAADKGLGDPQAEPACLKCHTTQHFLGADVGVDAKGKYELTEGVGCEACHGAGSEYKSKKVMEDHEASIAAGLNMPGSAEFCSKCHNEESPTFKAFNYDERVAKIAHPVPAK
- the trpB gene encoding tryptophan synthase subunit beta is translated as MSEAQLPPLNAVPDQDGFFGPYGGRFVPEPLVAPLEELTAAFRRFSADPDFVAELDREFRTYSGRPTPLYHAERLSAHLGATVLLKREDLNHLGAHKLNNCLGQALLARHMGKKKIIAETGAGQHGVATAAVAARLGLECDVYMGEEDMRRQKPNVTRIQLMGARVVPATSGDKTLSNAVDEAIAAWVAEADTAFYLLGSVVGPHPYPEMVRHFQSVIGREAREQVLAQHGRLPDLITACAGGGSNAIGLFHAFLGDASVRIVGVEAGGSGTDTNRHAATLTTGAPAVIHGMNTYCIPAGTVAAGGNHCIAAGLDYPGIGPEHAYLKDLGRVQYAAVTDKEVMQAFEILCQLEGILPALESAHALAWLEQTRAELRPDQLIIVNLSGRGDKDMDELIRRRNQALGDEAGPPTRLFC
- a CDS encoding SAM-dependent methyltransferase, with product MTTSAPDGPLGASFRDPAGFLFRRDGRLYRQVNASAAADLALLHGSGLYDELVGDGLLIPHADADVALAPAPGAVRVIAPEIVPFISHPYEWSFGQLRDAALLTLRVQRRALAHGLSLKDASAYNVQFHRGRPVFIDTLSFTAYPEARPWAAYRQFCQHFLAPLALMAYRDVRLGALLRTHLDGVPLDLATKLLPWRTRLRPGLLMHLHLHARSQARYADSHGDANSRRAQAARVSRGNLEGILDSLRGTVKALRWTPGGTEWGEYYDDTNYTEASREAKRALVGGMLADTDAAVVWDLGANDGTFSRVATGQGRLTVAADVDPSAVEKNWRRCRRGAEPLLLPLVMDLTNPSPDLGWAHAERDGLLARGPADAVLALALIHHLALSNNVPLDRCAAFFARAGRHLILEFVPKEDTQARRLLATREDIFPAYHTEGLEAAFAPLFDLRRREPVPGTTRTLYHFVRR
- a CDS encoding D-alanyl-D-alanine carboxypeptidase, coding for MRKMELLFAIGLLLLPAAPASAQTDATDDFPARIEGDFQSAIVVDAATGLVLVETDPDVRRPPASMLKMMTELLVLERIEEGDLKLDEPVNVSAKASKMGGSQVYLKHGEVFPVQELLKALAIHSANDAAVALAEHLAGSTDAFVDLMNIRARELGMTNTEFHSVHGLPPGWKQESDITSARDMALLARELVQHPLALEWSSTATAPFRDGEFTLYNPNKLVGKYRGLDGLKTGYTGAAGWCVTATAVQKGRRLISVVMGCPSDRDRANETTRLLSFAFNLFKDVPVFTTAGEPLAEPVKVTGGKQSEVPVTYGESLQVSVPRSRADALELEVRLPENVAAPLAAGAEVGRAVVRLDGVELGSVPIVTLAPVEKGNWIHRLMNR